A genomic region of Plasmodium malariae genome assembly, chromosome: 14 contains the following coding sequences:
- the PmUG01_14068200 gene encoding conserved Plasmodium protein, unknown function, whose protein sequence is MKPLLNKYIQTLRYALNGRYTWRYVSFTLQRSNCNNIERKTCTSQVKPKENEDVLKVLRRNNFPLNINFNKIGTFTVFKGGGGEGGGENLLYDRIICQPSSYEQLEKFIHILEKEEIINSFDIYYYEDMLSNIKLNRAQNMREIFINVKEIMENKKIKNDEKKKFLEKKNINSLYYYNIQRYEHNVDPSSFLIDKKRLTKEEYTYQYISTALPYICFIFMLFFPHFLICFYIPYIKKKNEGQRKLCQILQFKQNIHSYKDIKPEQVINVIDNNVKTIIFFYNNNIFLNMYIKSLMVDLSKIFKSNYVPVNVVGIDTSKYGIHYNVLKDVNENLFPVLYFILPYHYNNDSAVLKIEKPLTLENILSQIKDFVHVPRTAFHQIKELNTLNSKLKKCIFEHEIMRKRKEDILYEYGSEVAHLSCLHYSDKVSF, encoded by the exons ATGAAACCGCTTCTTAACAAATATATCCAAACGTTAAGATATGCTTTAAATGGTAGATATACATGGAGGTACGTATCTTTTACCCTCCAGCGTAGTAACTGCAACAATATAGAGAGAAAAACCTGCACAAGTCAGGTAAAACCAAAAGAGAACGAGGACGTTTTAAAAGTTTTACGGAGGAATAATTTTCCGTTAAATATAAACTTCAATAAGATAGGTACATTTACAGTTTTTAAAGGGGGAGGAGGAGAAGGAGGGGGAGAAAATTTGTTGTATGATAGAATTATTTGCCAACCAAGCAGTTATGAGCAACtggaaaaatttatacatattttagaaaaagaagaaattataaacagttttgatatatattattacgaAGACATGCTGagcaatataaaattaaataggGCTCAAAATATGAgggaaatatttataaatgtaaaagagataatggaaaataaaaaaataaaaaatgatgaaaaaaaaaaattccttgaaaaaaaaaatattaattcactttattattacaacatACAAAGGTATGAACATAATGTAGATCCGTCTTCTTTTCTTATTGACAAAAAAAGATTAACAAAAGAAGAATACACATATCAGTATATATCAACAGCATtaccatatatatgtttcatCTTTATGCTATTTTTCCcgcattttttaatatgtttttatataccttatattaaaaaaaaaaatgaaggtCAAAGAAAATTGTGCcaaattttacaatttaagcaaaatattcattcatataaagatataaaacCTGAACAAGTCATAAATGTTATAGATAATAATGTAAAGacaattatattcttttacaataataacatatttttaaatatgtatattaaatcTTTAATGGTTGATTTGtccaaaatttttaaatcaaATTATGTGCCAGTGAATGTTGTAGGGATAGACACTTCAAAATATGGTATTCATTATAACGTGTTAAAAGATGtcaatgaaaatttattccCCGTACTTTACTTTATACTTCCATATCATTACAACAATGATAGTGCTGTTCTGAAAATTGAAAAGCCGCTCACACTTGAAAATATTCTTTCCCAAATAAAGGACTTCGTTCATGTACCTCGTACCGCCTTCCATCAAATAAAG GAACTAAATACCCTTAACAgtaaacttaaaaaatgcatattcGAGCATGAAATTAtgagaaaaaggaaagaagatatattatatgagtACGGTAGCGAAGTAGCTCACTTGTCTTGCCTACATTATAGTGACAAAGTatccttttaa